In Deltaproteobacteria bacterium, the sequence CCATGCGAACGATCCACGCGGCAGTGGTGCAGATGCGCGCGGACGACGACCACGCGCGCTGCATGCGAGACGTCACCAACGCGGTGGTGCACGCCGCCCGGCAGGGCGCGCGCCTGGTGGTGCTGCCGGAGAATTATGCCGGGATCGCGTCGCCAGGGGCGAAGCGCGCATTCGCGGCCGAACCCGGCGATCCCGCGGCCTGCTCGGCGCTGGCGCCCCTGTGCGATCTCTCGGCCCGGCACGGACTCACGATCGTCGCCGGCGGCACGCCCGAGCGCGCGGTCGACGGGCGGCTGTTCAACACCGCGTTCGTGATCGTCGGCGGCGCGATCCGAGCCCGCTACCGCAAGCTGCACCTCTTCGACGCCGACATCCCCGGGCAGCCGCGGCTGCGCGAGAGCGACGACACCGCCCCCGGCGACACCGCGGTGGTGATCCGCACCCGCGACGCGCGCATCGGGCTGTCGATCTGCTACGACCTGCGGTTCCCCGAGCTCTACCGGGCGCTGGTCGATCGCGGCGCCGAGCTGCTGGTGGTCCCGGCGGCGTTCACCCGCGAGAGCGGCGCGGCGCACTGGCAGACGCTGGTGCGCGCGCGGGCGATCGAGTGCCAGGCGTTCGTGCTGGCTGCCACCCAGCACGGCGAGCACGGGCGCGGCCGCAGCAGCCATGGCCACGCAATGATCGTCGACCCGTGGGGACGCGTGCTCGCGCAGGCCGATGGCGAGCACGACGCGGTGCTGTGCGCGACGCTCGAGCCCGAGGCGCTGGCGGCCGCGCGCGAACGCATCCCGGTCGCGCGCCATCGTCGGGCGCCCAGCGAATTGCTCGCGACCCTCGTCGAGGTCGACCCCG encodes:
- a CDS encoding carbon-nitrogen hydrolase family protein, whose product is MRTIHAAVVQMRADDDHARCMRDVTNAVVHAARQGARLVVLPENYAGIASPGAKRAFAAEPGDPAACSALAPLCDLSARHGLTIVAGGTPERAVDGRLFNTAFVIVGGAIRARYRKLHLFDADIPGQPRLRESDDTAPGDTAVVIRTRDARIGLSICYDLRFPELYRALVDRGAELLVVPAAFTRESGAAHWQTLVRARAIECQAFVLAATQHGEHGRGRSSHGHAMIVDPWGRVLAQADGEHDAVLCATLEPEALAAARERIPVARHRRAPSELLATLVEVDPDPAEGAS